A single Frankiaceae bacterium DNA region contains:
- a CDS encoding TetR family transcriptional regulator: MADVRDALLDAAYDAAVTTGWQRARMADIASAAGVSRQTLYDQFGGREALALHLALRETQRFLDGVERAMDIHDGAIAEAFEAAAAFALRQADNNPLIRSILTEDGEAGLLPYMTTRAEPLIEAAKQRLVAYLAKHWPDIDAERAHEVGEVVVRLTLSYIVLPGPSPDTAAPRIAAVAANVLDLRRI, translated from the coding sequence CGACGCGCTGCTCGACGCGGCGTACGACGCCGCCGTCACGACGGGCTGGCAGCGCGCCCGGATGGCCGACATCGCGAGTGCCGCGGGGGTCAGCAGGCAGACGCTGTACGACCAGTTCGGCGGCCGCGAGGCACTCGCGCTCCACCTCGCGCTGCGGGAGACGCAACGGTTCCTCGACGGCGTCGAGCGCGCGATGGACATCCACGACGGCGCGATCGCCGAGGCGTTCGAGGCGGCGGCGGCGTTCGCGCTGCGGCAGGCCGACAACAACCCGCTGATCCGCTCGATCCTCACGGAGGACGGCGAGGCGGGCCTGCTGCCGTACATGACGACGCGCGCCGAGCCGCTGATCGAGGCGGCGAAGCAGCGCCTCGTCGCGTACCTCGCCAAGCACTGGCCGGACATCGACGCCGAACGAGCGCACGAGGTCGGCGAGGTCGTCGTCCGCCTCACGCTGTCATACATCGTCCTGCCGGGGCCTTCCCCCGACACCGCCGCGCCCCGCATCGCCGCCGTCGCCGCGAACGTCCTCGACCTCCGGAGGATCTGA